In the Blautia coccoides genome, ACGATACAACCCTGCTCAATAAGAGGCTTGCGCTGCAGCTTTTAAGAGAAATCCTGATCGTGGCAGCCACGATCCTTTTGGTGCTGATAACCATCACATCTGTAATACGCAGATATAATAAAAAGATCATTGAGCTGACTGTGGCTACAGAGAAGGTGCACCAGGCAGTGTTCCAGGAGGCAACAGAACAACTCTATGAAAATATATATGAGATTGACATTACCCATAACCGGGCAGCAAGTGAATCCACGGCAGGGTATTTTGAAAGTCTTGGTTCACCACCGGATATTCCTTTTGATGAAGCCCTGCGCATTATCGCGCAAAAACAGATCAAGGAGGAATACCGGGAGGGATATATCCATACCTTTCATCCGGAAAGAGTGTTGGAAGCCTTTGAAAGCGGGAAGGAAAATCTGCAGTATGATTTCATGATCACCTCAGATGGTCAGACGTATTACTGGATGCGCATTACGGCTCATATTTTCCGCTGGCAGGAAGATGGCTCTGTGCGGATGCTGGTATACCGCCAGAATATAGATGAGCAGAAACGCCATGAACTGTACATGATGGAACAGATGCAGAGGGATTCTCTTACCGGGCTGTACAACAAGGTAGCTGCGCAGGAGCATGTCCGTCAAATGCTGGAACAGAGGCCGGAGCGTTTATATGCCTTTTTTATCCTGGATATTGATCATTTCAAGGAGGTCAATGATCAGCTGGGACATGCGGCAGGCGACCAGGTGCTTGTGGAATTTTCCCGGGCGCTGGCAGGTGCATTTGAGAAGGATGCGGTTGTGGGCCGGATCGGCGGGGATGAGTTTATAGGCTTTTTGGCCGTCAAAGATATGGCAGCAGCAGAGGAGCAGGCGGAGAAATTGCTGACAGCACTCAGAAGGAGAACAGAGGAGGGCGTCAATATCACAGCCAGTATAGGGGTGGCTGTTGCTAAGGGACAGGGGACAGATTTTGAGACTTTTTACAAAAAGGCGGATTTTGCTTTGTATAAGGCAAAAAAACAAGGCAGAAGCAGATATGTGACTACAACAGTTGACTAAGGAGATAAGGAACAGATATCATATGGGAACTCATTCCAAAAAAAATATATTGATCGTAGAAGATGATCTGAAACTGAACAACGGTATCCGGCTGGCCCTG is a window encoding:
- a CDS encoding sensor domain-containing diguanylate cyclase yields the protein MDRGYEKLSSRTERQNAVFWQKNIQPETGKKGGEDVRMKKNVLVRTNFLVCIVIVIGFVVTSVISYQSNQGIFRKDMESVSRLTSEDIYHQIDSIFTKPINISLTMANDSLLKDFLEGEEQHIGDQEFIDTMRDYLNTYRDKYGYDSVFLASVKTKNYYYYNGFDRILDEEDPENLWFYNFLKQEKDYGIQIDNDQVEGAGNEVTVFINCRITDQDGAAMGVVGVGFRVDSLQSLLQTYEDDFGVNAYLVDESGNVEISGAYTRFEGDRSLFDTCAFSELRDTILGSREGIQDLWYSSKKSDGYVVSRFIENLNWYLIIDNDTTLLNKRLALQLLREILIVAATILLVLITITSVIRRYNKKIIELTVATEKVHQAVFQEATEQLYENIYEIDITHNRAASESTAGYFESLGSPPDIPFDEALRIIAQKQIKEEYREGYIHTFHPERVLEAFESGKENLQYDFMITSDGQTYYWMRITAHIFRWQEDGSVRMLVYRQNIDEQKRHELYMMEQMQRDSLTGLYNKVAAQEHVRQMLEQRPERLYAFFILDIDHFKEVNDQLGHAAGDQVLVEFSRALAGAFEKDAVVGRIGGDEFIGFLAVKDMAAAEEQAEKLLTALRRRTEEGVNITASIGVAVAKGQGTDFETFYKKADFALYKAKKQGRSRYVTTTVD